In a genomic window of Gossypium arboreum isolate Shixiya-1 chromosome 7, ASM2569848v2, whole genome shotgun sequence:
- the LOC108469131 gene encoding uncharacterized protein LOC108469131 isoform X1, which yields MCGRARCTLRADDIPRACHRNDGPIRHVNMDRYRPSYNVGPGMNIPVVRRDNGSNTDVAGVVLHCMKWGLIPSFTKKSDKPDFFKMFNARSESVCEKASFRRLLPKSRCLVAVEGFYEWKKDVSKKQPYYIHFKDGRPLVFAALYDSWENSEGEKLHTFTILTTSASSTFQWLHDRMPVILGDKGSTDAWLNGSKTDMLLKPYENPDLVWYPVTPAIGKLSFEGPECVKEVPLKTQEKNSISKFFSTRKVEKEQESNMEQSVCDESVKTNLLNNLKEDPRSTDDRLASLIDKDHDSKSNVPVPSLGDVGKSQVKRDYEELLADTKPSKDKIETSPARKKGNIKGGGDKQPTLFSYFGKK from the exons atgtGCGGAAGAGCTCGTTGTACTCTTCGCGCCGATGACATTCCCAGAGCTTGCCATCGCAATGATGGCCCCATCCGCCATGTTAACATGGACCG GTACCGTCCGTCGTATAATGTTGGCCCGGGAATGAATATTCCTGTTGTTCGACGGGACAATGGATCTAATACCGATGTAGCAGGAGTCGTTCTTCACTGCATGAAATGGGGACTAATCCCTAGTTTCACTAAGAAATCCGATAAGCCTGACTTTTTCAAGATg TTCAACGCTCGATCAGAATCAGTATGTGAAAAGGCTTCTTTCCGGCGCCTCCTTCCCAAAAGCCGGTGCTTAGTGGCAGTTGAAGG GTTCTATGAGTGGAAGAAAGATGTTTCGAAGAAACAGCCATACTACATTCATTTCAAGGATGGCAGGCCTCTAGTGTTTGCTGCTCTTTATGATTCTTGGGAGAACTCTGAAG GTGAGAAACTTCACACTTTTACCATACTTACTACTTCCGCGTCGTCAACTTTTCAGTGGCTTCATG ACAGGATGCCGGTAATTTTGGGTGACAAGGGATCAACAGATGCATGGCTAAATGGTTCTAAAACTGATATGCTGCTTAAACCGTATGAAAATCCAGATTTG GTGTGGTATCCAGTAACCCCTGCAATTGGTAAGCTGTCTTTTGAAGGACCTGAGTGCGTTAAAGAG GTACCACTGAAGACACAAGAAAAGAATTCTATCTCAAAGTTCTTCTCAACAAGGAAAGTTGAAaaggaacaagaatcaaacaTGGAGCAAAGTGTGTGTGATGAATCTGTCAAAACAAATTTGCTGAATAACTTAAAGGAGGATCCTAGAAGCACAGATGATAGACTTGCATCCTTAATAGATAAGGACCATGATTCAAAGTCTAATGTTCCTGTTCCATCCCTTGGGGATGTAGGGAAGAGCCAAGTTAAAAGGGACTACGAGGAGCTTTTAGCTGATACCAAGCCATCTAAAGATAAAATCGAAACAAGCCCTGCAAGGAAAAAGGGAAACATCAAAGGTGGTGGTGATAAGCAGCCAACACTATTTTCGTACTTCGGGAAAAAATAG
- the LOC108455588 gene encoding AUGMIN subunit 3 isoform X2 — protein sequence MSGARLCTLLADLGYEGAEKLDPDSFEWPFQYDDTRPILDWICSSLRPSNVLSLSQLSLYEQIVQEGKLLEGEDLDFAYDSISAFSSRRDNQEAVFGAEEGLKDIRDATVAYKAEALELQKQLRHLQSQFDMLTGQASALIQGRRARVAATSAANGHLTTIDDSLSGRNLQMNEVLGKIASTAQELAHYHSGDEEGIYLAYSDFHPYLVGDSSCIMELNQWFAKQLDTVPFRLVAEEGKSKCSWVSLDDVSNSLVRDLEKSHHQRVSELQRLRSIFGTSERQWVEAQVENAKQQAILMALKSQISSDEAHIHLDLHSLRRKHAELVGEVSNLYHKEEKLLTETIPDLCWELAQLQDTYILQGDYDLKVMRQEFYISRQKAFINHLINHLTRHQLLKIACQLEKKNMLGAYSLLKVIESELQAYLSATKGRVGRCLALIQAASEVQEQGAVDDRDTFLHGVRDLLSIHSNAQAGLSTYVSAPGIVQQISGLHSDLMALQSDLENSLPEDRNRCINELCTLIQSLQQLLFASSTTAQPILTPRPLMKELDEMEKINAKLSAAVEEVTLEHCKKNEIVKHHSQEVGLQRRVFVDFFCNPERLRSQVRELTARVRAFQDS from the exons ATGAGTGGGGCGAGACTATGCACATTACTTGCGGATTTGGGATACGAAGGGGCAGAGAAATTGGACCCCGATAGCTTCGAATGGCCTTTCCAATACGACGACACCCGCCCCATTCTTGACTGGATCTGCTCCTCCCTCCGCCCTTCCAATGTCCTCTCCCTCTCTCAACTCTCCCT GTATGAGCAAATCGTACAAGAAGGGAAGCTGTTGGAG GGGGAAGACTTGGACTTTGCTTATGATAGCATTTCGGCCTTCTCGTCGAGGAGGGACAACCAGGAGGCGGTTTTTGGAGCTGAAGAAGGATTGAAAGATATTAG GGATGCAACTGTAGCATATAAAGCTGAAGCTTTAGAGCTACAGAAACAACTTAGGCATTTGCAGTCTCAGTTTGACATGCTTACAGGTCAGGCTTCAGCTTTGATCCAAGGCAGACGAGCACGGGTTGCAGCAACATCTGCTGCTAATGGACACCTTACAACCATAGATGATAGTCTCTCGGGAAGGAACTTGCAG ATGAACGAAGTTCTTGGAAAAATAGCATCTACAGCACAAGAGCTGGCGCATTACCATTCTGGAGATG AGGAAGGCATCTACTTAGCTTATTCTGACTTCCATCCGTACTTGGTTGGAGATTCATCCTGCATAATGGAGTTAAACCAGTGGTTTGCTAAGCAACTAGACACG GTTCCTTTTCGATTAGTTGCTGAAGAGGGTAAATCAAAATGCTCCTGGGTTAGTCTTGATGATGTCTCAAACAGCTTAGTAAGAG ATCTAGAAAAGTCCCATCATCAACGTGTATCTGAATTGCAGAGGCTTCGCTCCAT ATTCGGAACAAGTGAAAGACAATGGGTAGAAGCCCAGGTTGAGAATGCCAAGCAGCAAGCCATTCTCATGGCGCTTAAATCTCAAATATCATCAGATGAAGCTCATATTCATCTTGATCTTCATTCCCTTAG AAGAAAGCATGCTGAATTGGTGGGAGAGGTTTCAAACCTTTATCACAAAGAAGAGAAGTTATTAACTGAG ACTATTCCAGATCTTTGCTGGGAGCTGGCGCAACTCCAGGACACATACATTTTGCAAG GTGATTATGATCTAAAGGTTATGCGGCAAGAGTTCTATATTAGCAGACAAAAGGCG TTTATCAATCATCTGATCAATCATCTTACAAGGCATCAGCTCTTAAAAATAGCTTGTCAATTGGAAAAGAAGAATATGCTTGGAGCATATTCATTGCTTAAAGTTATCGAGTCAGAGCTTCAGGCATACCTGTCAGCAACCAAAGGCCGGGTG GGGCGTTGCTTGGCACTAATTCAAGCTGCCTCTGAGGTCCAAGAGCAAGGTGCCGTGGATGATCGAGACACTTTTCTGCATGGTGTTAGAGATCTTTTAAGTATCCATTCAA ATGCACAGGCTGGTTTATCAACATACGTATCTGCTCCTGGCATTGTACAGCAAATATCTGGTCTGCATTCAGACTTGATGGCTCTTCAATCTGACCTTGAGAATTCTCTACCAGAGGACAGAAATAGATGTATCAATGAGCT GTGCACTCTGATTCAAAGTCTGCAGCAATTATTATTTGCATCTTCAACAACCGCTCAACCAATATTGACACCTCGG CCTCTAATGAAAGAGCTGGATGAAATGGAAAAGATAAATGCAAAACTCTCTGCTGCAGTAGAGGAAGTTACACTTGAGCATTGCAAGAAGAATGAG ATTGTAAAACATCATTCCCAAGAGGTTGGACTTCAAAGGAGGGTGTTTGTGGACTTCTTTTGCAATCCGGAGCGATTGAGGAGCCAAGTAAGAGAATTGACTGCTCGGGTTCGAGCTTTTCAAGATTCCTAA
- the LOC108455588 gene encoding AUGMIN subunit 3 isoform X1, giving the protein MSGARLCTLLADLGYEGAEKLDPDSFEWPFQYDDTRPILDWICSSLRPSNVLSLSQLSLYEQIVQEGKLLEGEDLDFAYDSISAFSSRRDNQEAVFGAEEGLKDIRDATVAYKAEALELQKQLRHLQSQFDMLTGQASALIQGRRARVAATSAANGHLTTIDDSLSGRNLQMNEVLGKIASTAQELAHYHSGDEEGIYLAYSDFHPYLVGDSSCIMELNQWFAKQLDTVPFRLVAEEGKSKCSWVSLDDVSNSLVRADLEKSHHQRVSELQRLRSIFGTSERQWVEAQVENAKQQAILMALKSQISSDEAHIHLDLHSLRRKHAELVGEVSNLYHKEEKLLTETIPDLCWELAQLQDTYILQGDYDLKVMRQEFYISRQKAFINHLINHLTRHQLLKIACQLEKKNMLGAYSLLKVIESELQAYLSATKGRVGRCLALIQAASEVQEQGAVDDRDTFLHGVRDLLSIHSNAQAGLSTYVSAPGIVQQISGLHSDLMALQSDLENSLPEDRNRCINELCTLIQSLQQLLFASSTTAQPILTPRPLMKELDEMEKINAKLSAAVEEVTLEHCKKNEIVKHHSQEVGLQRRVFVDFFCNPERLRSQVRELTARVRAFQDS; this is encoded by the exons ATGAGTGGGGCGAGACTATGCACATTACTTGCGGATTTGGGATACGAAGGGGCAGAGAAATTGGACCCCGATAGCTTCGAATGGCCTTTCCAATACGACGACACCCGCCCCATTCTTGACTGGATCTGCTCCTCCCTCCGCCCTTCCAATGTCCTCTCCCTCTCTCAACTCTCCCT GTATGAGCAAATCGTACAAGAAGGGAAGCTGTTGGAG GGGGAAGACTTGGACTTTGCTTATGATAGCATTTCGGCCTTCTCGTCGAGGAGGGACAACCAGGAGGCGGTTTTTGGAGCTGAAGAAGGATTGAAAGATATTAG GGATGCAACTGTAGCATATAAAGCTGAAGCTTTAGAGCTACAGAAACAACTTAGGCATTTGCAGTCTCAGTTTGACATGCTTACAGGTCAGGCTTCAGCTTTGATCCAAGGCAGACGAGCACGGGTTGCAGCAACATCTGCTGCTAATGGACACCTTACAACCATAGATGATAGTCTCTCGGGAAGGAACTTGCAG ATGAACGAAGTTCTTGGAAAAATAGCATCTACAGCACAAGAGCTGGCGCATTACCATTCTGGAGATG AGGAAGGCATCTACTTAGCTTATTCTGACTTCCATCCGTACTTGGTTGGAGATTCATCCTGCATAATGGAGTTAAACCAGTGGTTTGCTAAGCAACTAGACACG GTTCCTTTTCGATTAGTTGCTGAAGAGGGTAAATCAAAATGCTCCTGGGTTAGTCTTGATGATGTCTCAAACAGCTTAGTAAGAG CAGATCTAGAAAAGTCCCATCATCAACGTGTATCTGAATTGCAGAGGCTTCGCTCCAT ATTCGGAACAAGTGAAAGACAATGGGTAGAAGCCCAGGTTGAGAATGCCAAGCAGCAAGCCATTCTCATGGCGCTTAAATCTCAAATATCATCAGATGAAGCTCATATTCATCTTGATCTTCATTCCCTTAG AAGAAAGCATGCTGAATTGGTGGGAGAGGTTTCAAACCTTTATCACAAAGAAGAGAAGTTATTAACTGAG ACTATTCCAGATCTTTGCTGGGAGCTGGCGCAACTCCAGGACACATACATTTTGCAAG GTGATTATGATCTAAAGGTTATGCGGCAAGAGTTCTATATTAGCAGACAAAAGGCG TTTATCAATCATCTGATCAATCATCTTACAAGGCATCAGCTCTTAAAAATAGCTTGTCAATTGGAAAAGAAGAATATGCTTGGAGCATATTCATTGCTTAAAGTTATCGAGTCAGAGCTTCAGGCATACCTGTCAGCAACCAAAGGCCGGGTG GGGCGTTGCTTGGCACTAATTCAAGCTGCCTCTGAGGTCCAAGAGCAAGGTGCCGTGGATGATCGAGACACTTTTCTGCATGGTGTTAGAGATCTTTTAAGTATCCATTCAA ATGCACAGGCTGGTTTATCAACATACGTATCTGCTCCTGGCATTGTACAGCAAATATCTGGTCTGCATTCAGACTTGATGGCTCTTCAATCTGACCTTGAGAATTCTCTACCAGAGGACAGAAATAGATGTATCAATGAGCT GTGCACTCTGATTCAAAGTCTGCAGCAATTATTATTTGCATCTTCAACAACCGCTCAACCAATATTGACACCTCGG CCTCTAATGAAAGAGCTGGATGAAATGGAAAAGATAAATGCAAAACTCTCTGCTGCAGTAGAGGAAGTTACACTTGAGCATTGCAAGAAGAATGAG ATTGTAAAACATCATTCCCAAGAGGTTGGACTTCAAAGGAGGGTGTTTGTGGACTTCTTTTGCAATCCGGAGCGATTGAGGAGCCAAGTAAGAGAATTGACTGCTCGGGTTCGAGCTTTTCAAGATTCCTAA
- the LOC108469131 gene encoding uncharacterized protein LOC108469131 isoform X2, whose product MCGRARCTLRADDIPRACHRNDGPIRHVNMDRYRPSYNVGPGMNIPVVRRDNGSNTDVAGVVLHCMKWGLIPSFTKKSDKPDFFKMFNARSESVCEKASFRRLLPKSRCLVAVEGFYEWKKDVSKKQPYYIHFKDGRPLVFAALYDSWENSEGEKLHTFTILTTSASSTFQWLHDRMPVILGDKGSTDAWLNGSKTDMLLKPYENPDLVWYPVTPAIGTTEDTRKEFYLKVLLNKES is encoded by the exons atgtGCGGAAGAGCTCGTTGTACTCTTCGCGCCGATGACATTCCCAGAGCTTGCCATCGCAATGATGGCCCCATCCGCCATGTTAACATGGACCG GTACCGTCCGTCGTATAATGTTGGCCCGGGAATGAATATTCCTGTTGTTCGACGGGACAATGGATCTAATACCGATGTAGCAGGAGTCGTTCTTCACTGCATGAAATGGGGACTAATCCCTAGTTTCACTAAGAAATCCGATAAGCCTGACTTTTTCAAGATg TTCAACGCTCGATCAGAATCAGTATGTGAAAAGGCTTCTTTCCGGCGCCTCCTTCCCAAAAGCCGGTGCTTAGTGGCAGTTGAAGG GTTCTATGAGTGGAAGAAAGATGTTTCGAAGAAACAGCCATACTACATTCATTTCAAGGATGGCAGGCCTCTAGTGTTTGCTGCTCTTTATGATTCTTGGGAGAACTCTGAAG GTGAGAAACTTCACACTTTTACCATACTTACTACTTCCGCGTCGTCAACTTTTCAGTGGCTTCATG ACAGGATGCCGGTAATTTTGGGTGACAAGGGATCAACAGATGCATGGCTAAATGGTTCTAAAACTGATATGCTGCTTAAACCGTATGAAAATCCAGATTTG GTGTGGTATCCAGTAACCCCTGCAATTG GTACCACTGAAGACACAAGAAAAGAATTCTATCTCAAAGTTCTTCTCAACAAGGAAAGTTGA